In the Calditrichota bacterium genome, AATTGAAACAGCAATGTACTCATCCTGCCATTCAAATTTCACCCCTGACAATTTCTTTTGATTAACCCAATGAGAAGATTCTCCTTTCATTAATCGAGCTATTTCTTGAATCGACTGAGAACTTCCCAGAGAAATAAGTGCATGACAATGATTTTCAACACAATTTAAAAAATCAATATGGATATTTTTGTCTATTGCATTTTCTCGAATATGACTGATTAATTTGGGATTCAACTGTCGTGAAATAAGTTTCCCTCTGTCTTTCGTCGCCCAGATAAGATGAATCCAAATTCGAATATATGGCATCATAGGTCTCCCCACTTTTTGGGCTGAAGCCCAATTTGTTTTGCTTTCGCAGGCCCACGAGCTGAAGCTCGTGGCAAGTTAAAATTGTTTTGCACCTACTCTAATAAAATCTTCAATAACCACCATTTAAAATCAACCTTCTCTGCCTTTTAGAAACCACTCCGTTCACATTTGACTTGCCCCGATTTTTAAATCGGGGTTCTTGGATTTTACATGAAAATCCCGGGCTTTAGCCCAATAACGATCGTTTTAATCTCCAAATTCTTTGGGTTGAAACCCCAACCCCCTTTATTTCCTTCTATCCACGAGCTGAAGCTCGTGGCAAGTCAAAGGAACCTTTTTTTCTTGCACAAAAATCCCAAGAAAATGAGTCCATCTCGATTGGCCTGTTTTATTTCATCGGAACTATTTCACTTCATTCTTGACTTGCCCCAATTTTTTCACCCTATTTTCCCTCGTATCGCGGGGGGCGTTTCTCTAAAAAGGCCCGGATTCCCTCCAGTCGATCCTGTGTGAAAATAGTTTCTGCGTAATATTTCCGCTCGATTTCAAGCGCCTCTTTCAATGGAACTTCAAGGCCTTTTTGGAGGGCTTTTTTTGCCGCCCGAACCGCCACGGGTCCATTTTTGGCTATTTCCGCCGCCAGATTCATGGCCGTGGGGAGCAGATCGTTTTTGGGCACCACAAGATTAGCCACCCCCCATTTTTGGGCCTCCTTTGCCGAAAAGACCCGGGCCGTGGCAATCCAATAAAGGGCATTGCTGTAGCCGATTAGCCGTCCCAGGCGCTGCGTCCCCCCGGCACCGGGGATAATCGCCAGGCTGGTTTCCGGAAGTCCCACGCGGGCCCCCTCGGAGAGAATCCGAAAATCGGCTGCCAAAGCCAGCTCCAGTCCCCCGCCCAAAGCCGCCCCATGAATGGCCGCAATGACGGGTACCGGAAGTTCGGCCAATTTTTGAAAGGTCTCCCGAATGGACGAAACAATGGTTTCGACCTCTTCTTCGGGGATATTGCGGCGTTCTTTTAAATCGGCCCCGGCACAAAAGTGCTTGCCTTCGGCACGCAGCACCACCACGCGAAGCTCTCGTGCCTCCACCTGCTCGGCCGCACGATTCAGCCAGCGTGAGATTTCACCCACCATCACCCGGTTCAGTGCATTGACCGGGGGCCGATTCAAAGAAAGAACCGCAATTCCATCGTTGAGTGAACAGGAGATCCACTCAAACAACACACCGGCATCCATCAGTTCAACAACACCGCCTTGTACCCATATTGCAGAATACCGGCATGCCCTTCCTTTTGAATGCGCCGGAAAATAATTTCCACCCGCTTTCCGATCTCCAATTCGTCAAAAGGCGTATCCACAATCTGTGTGGTCAGCCGGACACCATCATCCAGTTCAACTATTCCCAGAGCAAAGGGTGCCTGCATGGCGAAACTCTCCGAGGGTGTGTAAATGATGGTGTACGTCAAAAGTGTTCCGGTTTTCTGAAGCGAAACCGGTTCAAATTCCCGATTGCCACATGTCGAGCAAACCCGCCGCGGCGGAAATTC is a window encoding:
- a CDS encoding transposase, yielding MPYIRIWIHLIWATKDRGKLISRQLNPKLISHIRENAIDKNIHIDFLNCVENHCHALISLGSSQSIQEIARLMKGESSHWVNQKKLSGVKFEWQDEYIAVSI
- a CDS encoding enoyl-CoA hydratase (Catalyzes the reversible hydration of unsaturated fatty acyl-CoA to beta-hydroxyacyl-CoA); the protein is MDAGVLFEWISCSLNDGIAVLSLNRPPVNALNRVMVGEISRWLNRAAEQVEARELRVVVLRAEGKHFCAGADLKERRNIPEEEVETIVSSIRETFQKLAELPVPVIAAIHGAALGGGLELALAADFRILSEGARVGLPETSLAIIPGAGGTQRLGRLIGYSNALYWIATARVFSAKEAQKWGVANLVVPKNDLLPTAMNLAAEIAKNGPVAVRAAKKALQKGLEVPLKEALEIERKYYAETIFTQDRLEGIRAFLEKRPPRYEGK
- a CDS encoding Zn-ribbon domain-containing OB-fold protein; its protein translation is MKSIVPRYTREIPQRARLEGAKCTKCGHIEFPPRRVCSTCGNREFEPVSLQKTGTLLTYTIIYTPSESFAMQAPFALGIVELDDGVRLTTQIVDTPFDELEIGKRVEIIFRRIQKEGHAGILQYGYKAVLLN